A genomic region of Podarcis raffonei isolate rPodRaf1 chromosome 13, rPodRaf1.pri, whole genome shotgun sequence contains the following coding sequences:
- the LOC128400605 gene encoding myosin-7 isoform X1, producing the protein MSSDAEMADFGPAAPYLRMSEKQRIEAQNRPFDMKKDVFVPDEKLEFVKAKITSRDGGKVTADTENGKTVTVKEDQIMQQNPPKFDKIEDMAMLTFLHEPAVLYNLKERYAAWMIYTYSGLFCVTVNPYKWLPVYNAEVVAAYRGKKRSEAPPHIFSISDNAYQYMLTDRENQSILITGESGAGKTVNTKRVIQYFAVIAAIGDRTKKEQAAATGKGTLEDQIIQANPALEAFGNAKTLRNDNSSRFGKFIRIHFGATGKLASADIETYLLEKSRVINQLKAERNYHIYYQILSNKKPELLDMMLVTNNPYDYAFISQGETTVPSIDDAEELLATDSAFDVLGFTQEEKNSIYKLTGAIMHYGNMKFKQKQREEQAEPDGTEEADKSAYLMGLNSADLLKGLCHPRVKVGNEYVTKGQNVQQVYYSTGALAKSVYEKMFNWMVTRINVTLETKLPRQYFIGVLDIAGFEIFDFNSFEQLCINFTNEKLQQFFNHHMFVLEQEEYKKEGIEWVFIDFGMDLQACIDLIEKPMGIMSILEEECMFPKATDMTFKAKLYDNHLGKSANFGKPRNIKGKPEAHFSLMHYAGTVDYNINNWLQKNKDPLNETVVGLYQKSSLKLLAHLFANYTGSDAPPDSKGKTTHKKKGSSFQTVSALHRENLNKLMTNLRSTHPHFVRCIIPNETKSPGVMDNPLVMHQLRCNGVLEGIRICRKGFPNRILYGDFRQRYRILNPAAIPEGQFIDSRKGAEKLLSSLDIDHNQYKFGHTKVFFKAGLLGLLEEMRDERLSRIITRIQAQSRGVLARIEVRKIMERKESLLVIQYNIRSFMVVKNWPWMRLYFKIKPLLKSAETEKEMLAMKEEFAKLKEALEKSEARRKELEEKMVSLLQEKNDLQLQVQAEQDNLADAEERCDQLIKNKIQLEAKVKEQTERLEDEEEMNAELTAKKRKLEDECSELKKDIDDLELTLAKVEKEKHATENKAKNLTEEMAGLDEIIVKLTKEKKALQEAHQQALDDLQAEEDKVNTLTKAKVKLEQQVDDLEGSLEQEKKIRMDLERAKRKLEGDLKLTQESIMDLENDKQQLDEKLKKKDFELNALNARIEDEQSLAIQLQKKLKELQARIEELEEELEAERTARAKVEKQRSDLSRELEEISERLEEAGGATSVQIELNKKREAEFQKMRRDLEEATLQHEATAATLRKKHADSAAELGEQIDNLQRVKQKLEKEKSELKLELDDVASNMEQLLKAKANLEKMCRTFEDQMNEHRAKSEESQRMVHDLTSQRAKLQTENGELSRQMDEKDALINQLTRGKLTYTQQLEDLKRQLEEEAKAKNALAHALQSARHDCDLMREQYEEETEAKAELQRSLSKANSEVAQWRTKYETDAIQRTEELEEAKKKLAQRLQDAEEAVEAVNAKCSSLEKTKHRLQNEIEDLMVDVERSNAAAAALDKKQRNFDKLLSEWKQKYEESQTELESSQKEARSLSTELFKLKNAYEESLEHLETFKRENKNLQEEISDLTEQLGSSGKTIHELEKVRKQLDAEKMELQAALEEAEASLEHEEGKILRAQLEFNQIKADIERKLAEKDEEMEQAKRNHLRMVDSLQASLDAETRSRNEALRVKKKMEGDLNEMEIQLSHANRIAAEAQKQVKTLQGYLKDTQIQLDDAVRANEDLKENIAIVERRNNLLQAELEELRAVVEQTERARKLAEQELIETSERVQLLHTQNTSLINQKKKMESDLSQLQTEVEEAIQECRNAEEKAKKAITDAAMMAEELKKEQDTSAHLERMKKNMEQTIKDLQLRLDEAEQLALKGGKKQLQKLEARVRELENELEMEQKRNAENVKGMRKCERRIKELTYQTEEDRKNLVRLQDLVDKLQLKVKAYKRQAEEAEEQANSNLAKFRKVQHELDEAEERADIAESQVNKLRAKSRDIGAKKGLNEE; encoded by the exons ATGTCTTCGGATGCCGAGATGGCCGACTTTGGCCCCGCAGCCCCTTACCTGCGCATGTCGGAGAAGCAGAGGATCGAGGCGCAGAACCGGCCTTTCGACATGAAGAAGGACGTTTTTGTGCCGGATGAGAAGCTGGAATTCGTCAAGGCCAAGATCACGTCCAGGGATGGTGGTAAAGTCACCGCGGACACAGAGAACGGCAAG ACGGTGACGGTGAAGGAAGACCAGATCATGCAGCAGAACCCGCCCAAGTTCGACAAGATCGAGGACATGGCCATGCTGACCTTCCTGCATGAACCTGCCGTCCTCTACAACCTCAAGGAGCGCTACGCCGCCTGGATGATCTAT ACCTATTCCGGGCTCTTCTGCGTGACCGTCAACCCCTACAAGTGGTTGCCGGTCTACAACGCAGAAGTGGTGGCTGCCTACCGGGGGAAGAAGCGAAGCGAAGCCCCTCCCCACATCTTCTCCATCTCTGACAACGCCTACCAGTATATGCTGACAg accgTGAGAACCAGTCTATCCTGATCAC CGGAGAATCCGGGGCAGGGAAGACTGTCAACACCAAGCGTGTCATCCAGTACTTCGCGGTGATCGCTGCCATCGGCGACCGGACCAAGAAGGAGCAAGCTGCGGCTACCGGCAAG GGGACTCTGGAAGATCAAATCATCCAGGCCAACCCTGCGCTGGAGGCCTTCGGGAATGCCAAGACCTTGCGGAACGACAACTCGTCCCGATTT gGCAAATTTATTCGGATCCATTTTGGGGCGACGGGGAAGCTGGCCTCAGCCGACATAGAGACCT ACCTCCTGGAAAAGTCCCGGGTCATCAATCAGCTGAAAGCTGAGAGGAATTACCACATCTACTACCAGATCTTGTCCAACAAGAAACCGGAGCTCCTGG ACATGATGCTGGTAACCAATAACCCGTACGACTACGCCTTCATCTCCCAAGGAGAGACCACGGTGCCGTCCATCGATGATGCTGAGGAACTGCTGGCCACTGAC AGCGCCTTTGACGTCTTAGGCTTCAcccaggaagagaagaactcCATCTACAAGCTGACGGGCGCGATCATGCACTACGGAAACATGAAGTTCAAACAGAAGCAGCgcgaggagcaggcagagcccgACGGCACAGAAG AAGCCGACAAGTCTGCCTACCTGATGGGCCTGAACTCGGCCGACCTGCTCAAAGGTCTCTGCCACCCGAGGGTCAAAGTTGGAAACGAGTACGTCACCAAAGGGCAAAATGTCCAGCAG GTGTACTACTCGACTGGAGCCCTGGCCAAGTCTGTATATGAGAAAATGTTCAACTGGATGGTGACCAGAATCAATGTCACGCTGGAAACCAAGCTTCCACGACAATATTTCATCGGGGTGCTGGACATTGCTGGTTTTGAGATCTTCGAT TTCAACAGCTTTGAGCAGCTGTGCATCAACTTCACCAACGAGAAGCTGCAGCAGTTCTTCAACCACCACATGTTTGTGCTGGAGCAGGAAGAGTACAAGAAAGAAGGGATCGAGTGGGTCTTCATCGACTTCGGCATGGACCTCCAGGCCTGCATCGACCTCATCGAGAAG CCCATGGGCATCATGTCAATCCTGGAGGAAGAGTGCATGTTCCCCAAGGCCACCGACATGACCTTCAAGGCCAAGCTGTACGACAACCACCTGGGCAAGTCGGCCAACTTTGGGAAGCCCCGCAACATCAAGGGCAAGCCGGAGGCCCACTTCTCCCTCATGCACTATGCCGGCACTGTCGACTACAACATCAACAACTGGCTGCAGAAGAACAAGGACCCCCTCAACGAAACAGTGGTGGGGCTCTACCAGAAGTCGTCCCTCAAGCTCCTGGCTCATCTCTTCGCTAACTACACCGGATCGGACGCAC CTCCTGATTCCAAGGGGAAAACGACCCACAAAAAGAAGGGCTCCTCCTTCCAGACCGTGTCTGCTCTGCACCGG GAGAACCTCAACAAGCTGATGACCAACCTGCGTTCCACCCACCCTCACTTTGTGCGCTGCATCATCCCCAACGAGACCAAGTCTCCAG GTGTGATGGACAACCCCTTGGTCATGCACCAGCTGCGCTGTAACGGGGTGCTGGAGGGGATTCGGATCTGCCGGAAGGGGTTCCCCAACCGGATCCTCTACGGGGACTTCCGGCAAAG ATACCGCATCCTGAACCCAGCCGCCATCCCCGAAGGCCAGTTCATCGACAGCAGGAAGGGGGCGGAGAAGCTGTTGAGCTCCCTTGATATCGACCACAACCAGTACAAATTTGGGCACACTAAG GTGTTCTTCAAGGCTGGTCTCCTGGGTCTGCTGGAGGAGATGAGGGACGAGCGTCTCTCTCGCATCATCACCCGCATCCAGGCCCAGTCTCGCGGAGTCCTCGCCAGGATAGAAGTCAGGAAGATCATGGAAAGGAA GGAATCACTGCTGGTGATCCAGTATAACATCCGGTCCTTCATGGTGGTCAAAAACTGGCCCTGGATGAGGCTCTACTTCAAGATCAAGCCTCTGCTGAAGAGCGCGGAGACCGAGAAGGAGATGTTGGCCATGAAAGAGGAGTTTGCCAAGCTGAAGGAGGCTCTGGAGAAGTCGGAGGCCCGGAGGAAGGagctggaggagaagatggtctcCCTGCTTCAAGAGAAGAACGATCTCCAGCTGCAAGTGCAGGCT GAGCAAGACAACCTTGCAGACGCAGAAGAGCGCTGTGACCAGCTGATCAAGAACAAGATTCAGCTGGAGGCCAAGGTGAAGGAGCAGACGGAGAGGCTGGAGGACGAGGAGGAGATGAACGCCGAGCTGACGGCCAAGAAGCGGAAGCTGGAGGACGAGTGTTCAGagctcaagaaggacattgaTGACCTGGAGCTGACCCTGGCCAAAGTGGAGAAGGAGAAGCACGCCACGGAGAACAAG GCTAAGAACCTCACAGAGGAGATGGCTGGCCTGGATGAGATCATCGTGAAGCTAACCAAGGAGAAGAAAGCTCTCCAGGAGGCCCACCAGCAAGCCTTGGATGACCTACAAGCTGAGGAAGACAAGGTCAACACCCTTACGAAAGCCAAGGTCAAGTTGGAACAGCAAGTGGACGAT CTGGAAGGATCGCTGGAGCAAGAGAAGAAAATCCGTATGGACCTGGAACGAGCCAAGAGGAAGTTGGAAGGGGACTTGAAGCTGACCCAAGAAAGCATCATGGATCTGGAGAACGACAAGCAGCAGTTGGACGAGAAGCTGAAGAA GAAAGACTTTGAGCTGAACGCACTCAATGCTAGAATTGAAGATGAGCAATCCTTGGCCATCCAGCTACAGAAGAAGCTCAAAGAGCTACAG GCGCGGATTGAGGAGCTGGAAGAGGAGCTGGAGGCGGAGCGCACAGCCCGGGCCAAGGTGGAGAAGCAGCGCTCCGACCTCTCGCGGGAGCTGGAGGAGATCAGCGAGCGGCTGGAGGAGGCCGGTGGGGCCACCTCCGTGCAGATCGAGCTGAACAAGAAGCGGGAGGCGGAATTCCAGAAGATGCGCCGCGACCTGGAGGAGGCCACTCTGCAGCACGAGGCCACGGCGGCCACGCTCCGCAAGAAGCACGCCGACTCAGCGGCAGAGCTGGGGGAGCAGATTGACAACCTTCAGCGCGTGAAGcagaagctggagaaggagaagagcGAGTTGAAGCTGGAGCTGGACGACGTCGCTTCCAACATGGAGCAGCTGCTGAAAGCCAAG GCCAACCTGGAGAAAATGTGCCGCACCTTTGAGGACCAAATGAACGAGCACCGGGCCAAGTCCGAGGAGAGTCAGCGAATGGTCCACGACCTCACCTCTCAGCGAGCTAAGCTCCAGACTGAGAATG GTGAATTATCCCGCCAGATGGATGAGAAGGACGCTTTGATCAACCAGCTGACGCGAGGGAAGCTGACATACACCCAGCAACTGGAAGATCTGAAGAGGCAACTGGAAGAAGAAGCTAAG GCCAAGAATGCTCTGGCACATGCGCTGCAGTCGGCCCGCCATGACTGCGACCTTATGAGGGAACAGTATGAGGAAGAAACGGAGGCCAAAGCGGAGCTTCAGCGCTCGCTGTCGAAGGCCAACTCCGAGGTGGCGCAGTGGAGGACCAAGTACGAGACCGACGCCATTCAGAGGACGGAGGAGCTGGAGGAAGCCAA GAAGAAGCTGGCGCAGCGCCTCCAGGATGCCGAAGAGGCGGTGGAGGCCGTGAACGCCAAGTGctcctccctggagaagaccaagCACCGCCTGCAGAACGAGATCGAAGACCTCATGGTGGACGTGGAGCGCTCAAACGCGGccgcagctgccctggacaagaAGCAGAGGAACTTTGACAAA CTCCTTTCAGAGTGGAAGCAGAAGTACGAGGAGTCCCAGACGGAGCTGGAGTCGTCGCAGAAGGAGGCCCGTTCTCTCAGCACTGAGCTCTTCAAGCTGAAGAACGCCTACGAGGAGTCTCTGGAGCACCTGGAGACCTTCAAGAGGGAGAACAAGAACTTGCAAG AGGAGATTTCCGACCTCACGGAGCAGCTTGGATCCAGCGGCAAGACCATCCATGAGCTTGAGAAAGTGCGGAAGCAACTCGACGCGGAGAAGATGGAATTGCAGGCAGCTCTGGAGGAGGCTGAG GCCTCTCTGGAGCACGAGGAAGGCAAGATCCTGCGGGCCCAGCTGGAGTTCAACCAGATCAAGGCCGACATCGAGCGCAAGCTGGCCGAGAAGGACGAGGAGATGGAGCAGGCCAAGCGCAACCACTTGAGGATGGTGGACTCGCTCCAGGCCTCCCTCGACGCCGAGACCCGCAGCCGCAACGAGGCGCTGAGGGTCAAGAAGAAGATGGAGGGCGACCTCAACGAGATGGAGATCCAGCTCAGTCACGCCAACCGCATCGCGGCCGAGGCACAGAAGCAAGTCAAAACCTTGCAGGGATACCTCAAG GACACCCAGATACAGTTGGATGACGCCGTCCGAGCCAACGAGGACCTGAAAGAGAACATCGCCATTGTGGAGCGGAGGAACAACCTGCTGCAGGCGGAGCTGGAGGAGCTGCGTGCCGTGGTGGAGCAGACGGAGCGGGCCCGAAAGCTGGCGGAGCAGGAGCTGATAGAAACCAGCGAGAGAGTCCAGCTCCTTCACACACAA AACACCAGCCTCATCAACCAGAAAAAGAAGATGGAGTCCGACCTGTCCCAGCTGCAGACAGAGGTGGAGGAGGCAATTCAGGAGTGCAGGAACGCTGAGGAGAAGGCCAAGAAGGCCATCACGGAC GCGGCCATGATGGCGGaggagctgaagaaggagcaggaCACCAGTGCCCACCTGGAGAGGATGAAGAAGAACATGGAGCAGACCATCAAGGACCTGCAGCTGCGGCTGGACGAGGCTGAGCAGCTGGCCCTGAAGGGCGGCAAGAAGCAGCTGCAGAAGCTGGAGGCCCGAGTGCGGGAGCTGGAGAACGAGCTGGAGATGGAGCAGAAGCGCAACGCCGAGAACGTCAAGGGCATGCGCAAGTGCGAGAGGCGCATCAAGGAGCTCACCTACCAG